Proteins found in one Roseovarius pelagicus genomic segment:
- a CDS encoding pyridoxal-phosphate-dependent aminotransferase family protein, producing the protein MSLASGHPYLAIPGPSVVPDEVLRAMHRGAPNIYEGELIEMTASLLPDLRRVARTSHHVAIYIANGHGAWEAALANTLAPGDAVMVLTTGRFGHGWAEMAASLGVVAEIIDFGKKSPIDPARVEDVLRADTDHRIKAVLATHVDTSTGILSDMKAVRAAIDAAGHPALLMADCIASLGCDRLEMDDWGIDVTVTASQKGLMTPPGLGFVFFNDRAAAVRANQERVSPYWDWTRRATPEIFYQYFCGTAPTHHLYGLRAALDLIHAEGIESVWARHDTLSRAIWAAADVWGRAGALSLNVADPVHRSRAVSSLSLPAPRATELRRWVEANAGVTLGIGLGMAECTDPAWHGYFRIGHMGHVNAHMVLGMLGAIEAGLVALDIPHEAGGVSAAARVISVG; encoded by the coding sequence ATGAGCCTTGCCAGCGGACATCCCTACCTTGCCATTCCCGGTCCGTCTGTCGTGCCCGACGAAGTGCTGCGAGCCATGCACCGGGGGGCGCCAAATATCTATGAAGGTGAGTTGATCGAGATGACGGCAAGCCTGCTGCCTGATCTGCGTCGTGTCGCGCGCACCAGCCATCATGTTGCGATATATATCGCCAACGGGCATGGCGCATGGGAGGCGGCGCTGGCAAATACTCTGGCACCGGGTGATGCGGTTATGGTGCTGACGACAGGTCGGTTTGGACATGGCTGGGCCGAAATGGCCGCGTCTTTGGGGGTGGTCGCAGAGATTATCGACTTTGGCAAGAAAAGTCCGATTGACCCTGCCCGAGTCGAGGACGTGCTACGCGCAGATACAGACCATCGGATCAAGGCAGTACTTGCCACGCATGTCGACACCTCGACCGGTATCCTCAGCGATATGAAAGCGGTGCGGGCTGCAATCGACGCCGCAGGGCACCCGGCGCTGTTGATGGCCGATTGCATTGCCAGCCTTGGATGTGACCGTCTGGAGATGGATGACTGGGGCATTGATGTGACTGTGACCGCCAGTCAAAAAGGTCTGATGACACCGCCGGGCCTTGGGTTCGTGTTCTTCAATGATCGGGCGGCGGCGGTGCGGGCCAATCAGGAACGCGTCAGCCCCTATTGGGACTGGACCCGTCGCGCCACGCCTGAAATCTTTTATCAGTATTTCTGTGGGACGGCGCCGACGCATCATCTGTATGGTTTGCGGGCCGCGCTGGACCTGATCCATGCGGAAGGGATTGAGTCTGTCTGGGCGCGCCACGATACACTGTCCCGTGCGATATGGGCTGCGGCAGATGTCTGGGGCAGGGCGGGGGCATTGAGTCTGAATGTCGCTGATCCTGTGCATCGCAGCCGCGCGGTTTCTTCGCTATCGCTGCCTGCCCCACGCGCGACGGAGTTGCGCCGTTGGGTCGAGGCCAATGCCGGTGTCACCCTCGGGATCGGACTTGGCATGGCCGAGTGTACCGACCCGGCGTGGCATGGATATTTTCGGATTGGTCATATGGGACATGTAAATGCGCATATGGTGTTGGGTATGCTGGGCGCGATCGAGGCTGGATTGGTTGCCCTGGATATCCCGCATGAGGCTGGCGGTGTAAGTGCGGCGGCGCGTGTGATTTCCGTGGGTTGA
- a CDS encoding sarcosine oxidase subunit delta has translation MIINHPLLGPRDAAEFVYLGDAALIDRPDWQAKDAAEQFHAYGYLRDNPAGRHQELWYHEQGDRSWLVVTRDTLTHEITEVQLARDVARSRGRSA, from the coding sequence ATGATCATCAACCATCCCCTTCTTGGTCCGCGTGATGCGGCAGAGTTCGTCTATCTCGGCGATGCGGCCCTCATCGACCGGCCCGATTGGCAGGCCAAGGATGCCGCCGAGCAGTTCCACGCCTATGGCTATCTGCGCGACAATCCTGCGGGTCGGCATCAGGAGCTTTGGTATCACGAGCAAGGAGACCGCAGCTGGCTGGTGGTCACCCGCGACACACTCACCCACGAGATCACAGAAGTGCAACTTGCCCGCGACGTGGCACGCAGCCGGGGGCGCAGCGCATGA
- a CDS encoding crotonase/enoyl-CoA hydratase family protein has translation MSRVTTEITDHIAHVRLSRPEKRNAVDPAMAEAIVAAGQALMGADIRAVVLSGEGEAFCAGLDVMSFAQLAAGDPEALVMPRTHGNANLFQEVALIWRKLPVPVIAALQGAVYGAGFQLALGADVRIAAPGAKLAIMEMKWGLVPDMGGMALLPHLTRSDVIRRMTYSATPISAQQAADWGLVTEIADDPLAVAQALASEIAGKSPSAMRAAKALIEYAESGASADDVLIAESRAQTDLIGKPDQMEVISANMAGRAPRFTTRG, from the coding sequence ATGTCCCGCGTTACCACTGAAATTACCGACCACATCGCCCATGTCCGGCTAAGCCGCCCGGAAAAACGCAACGCAGTCGATCCGGCAATGGCCGAGGCGATTGTCGCCGCCGGGCAGGCGCTGATGGGTGCCGATATCCGTGCCGTGGTTCTGTCGGGCGAGGGCGAAGCATTTTGTGCGGGCCTGGACGTGATGAGTTTCGCGCAACTGGCGGCGGGTGATCCCGAAGCATTGGTGATGCCACGCACCCATGGCAACGCTAACCTTTTTCAAGAAGTTGCGTTAATTTGGCGTAAACTTCCCGTTCCGGTCATCGCCGCATTGCAGGGGGCGGTCTATGGCGCCGGGTTTCAGCTGGCATTGGGGGCGGATGTTCGCATTGCCGCACCGGGCGCGAAATTGGCGATTATGGAGATGAAATGGGGCCTTGTCCCGGATATGGGCGGCATGGCCCTGTTGCCGCATCTGACGCGCAGCGATGTGATCCGGCGGATGACCTATTCGGCCACGCCGATCAGCGCGCAGCAAGCGGCAGATTGGGGGCTGGTGACAGAGATCGCTGATGATCCGCTGGCGGTGGCGCAGGCATTGGCGTCAGAGATTGCGGGCAAGAGCCCGTCAGCGATGCGCGCGGCGAAGGCACTGATAGAATACGCTGAATCCGGTGCATCGGCGGATGATGTGCTGATTGCAGAGAGCCGTGCGCAAACCGATCTGATCGGCAAACCGGATCAGATGGAAGTGATCAGCGCCAACATGGCCGGGCGCGCACCACGGTTCACGACACGCGGGTGA
- a CDS encoding carbon-nitrogen hydrolase family protein, giving the protein MSRPIMIACLQTRARPTFETALEEALPLARNAVDEGAQMIFLPEYCSGLATDGSTVTPPTAVEADHSFLKAMQGFAAEHGIWVNLGSIAVAGSDGRIINRGLMLDPHGQINGRYDKIHMFDVTLSADEVYRESATVSAGNCAVIHDTALARIGHTICYDLRFAQLYRSLAQAGAEILCCPAAFTALTGAAHWHVLTRARAIETTRFVVSAGMVGPVPGGGETYGHSLIVDPWGRVLADGGRDPGVILAEIDLDLVAETQSRVPSLRNDAPFAAPRALRPGAGSAGTTH; this is encoded by the coding sequence ATGTCACGCCCCATCATGATCGCCTGCCTACAGACGCGCGCACGCCCAACGTTTGAAACTGCGCTAGAGGAGGCCCTTCCGCTTGCTCGCAACGCGGTTGATGAGGGGGCGCAAATGATCTTTTTGCCGGAGTATTGCAGTGGTCTGGCGACGGATGGATCCACAGTAACACCGCCCACCGCCGTCGAGGCCGACCACTCATTCCTGAAGGCGATGCAGGGCTTTGCAGCCGAACATGGTATCTGGGTCAATCTCGGGTCGATAGCCGTGGCTGGATCGGACGGGCGGATTATTAACCGCGGCCTGATGCTGGACCCGCATGGCCAGATTAACGGGCGCTATGACAAGATACATATGTTCGACGTTACGCTTTCTGCGGATGAGGTTTACCGCGAAAGTGCGACTGTCAGTGCAGGAAACTGCGCGGTCATCCACGACACAGCGTTGGCGCGTATCGGGCATACCATCTGTTACGATCTGCGGTTTGCGCAACTCTATCGGTCGCTGGCGCAGGCCGGGGCGGAAATCCTGTGTTGTCCGGCGGCGTTTACGGCGCTCACCGGCGCGGCACACTGGCATGTCCTGACCCGTGCCCGCGCGATCGAGACAACGCGGTTCGTGGTTTCGGCTGGCATGGTCGGTCCGGTGCCCGGCGGCGGCGAAACCTATGGCCATTCGCTGATTGTCGATCCTTGGGGCAGGGTGTTGGCCGATGGCGGCCGTGATCCGGGGGTGATTCTAGCCGAGATCGACCTCGATCTGGTGGCTGAGACGCAGTCGCGTGTGCCGAGCCTGAGGAATGACGCGCCATTTGCGGCACCGCGTGCGCTTCGGCCCGGCGCGGGTTCGGCGGGGACAACTCATTAG
- a CDS encoding GlxA family transcriptional regulator — translation MPDFALMSYAATAEPLRAANLLAGRQLYDIIPVGMGTGAVFSSGAASVTAQARVGDDLALDYLFVIAGGDLSGVSDPALLRWLARKARSGTVMGGVSGGPVILAQAGLMAGRRMTLHWEYAPALAELSPDLQIERTLYVIDRDRMTCAGGTAPLDMIHALIASQHGKGFARQVSDWFMHTEVRPPIGPQRAGLVERIGSHTPAVLDAVSAMESHVADPLDLAQLAVISGVSPRQLARLFRAQLGQPVMQYYRSLRLERAQSLLRNSALPLTEIALATGFANSAHFSRSYAAQYGQPPSAYR, via the coding sequence ATGCCGGATTTTGCCCTGATGTCCTATGCGGCAACAGCAGAACCGTTGCGCGCCGCCAACTTGCTGGCCGGCAGGCAACTCTATGACATCATCCCCGTAGGTATGGGAACCGGCGCTGTTTTCAGCTCGGGGGCCGCGTCAGTTACGGCACAGGCGCGGGTGGGTGACGATCTGGCGCTGGATTATCTGTTTGTCATCGCGGGGGGGGATCTGAGTGGAGTTTCTGACCCTGCATTGCTGCGGTGGTTGGCTCGCAAGGCGCGATCCGGAACAGTGATGGGCGGCGTCTCAGGCGGGCCGGTCATTCTGGCGCAGGCCGGGCTGATGGCAGGACGGCGAATGACCCTACATTGGGAATATGCGCCCGCGCTGGCCGAGTTGTCGCCGGACTTGCAAATCGAGCGCACGCTATATGTCATCGACCGTGACAGGATGACCTGCGCGGGGGGAACCGCGCCGCTGGACATGATACATGCACTTATCGCCAGCCAGCACGGAAAAGGCTTTGCCCGGCAAGTCAGCGATTGGTTCATGCACACGGAAGTCCGCCCGCCCATTGGCCCGCAGCGTGCCGGTTTGGTTGAGCGGATCGGCAGTCATACACCGGCTGTTCTGGATGCTGTGTCCGCGATGGAGAGCCACGTCGCGGATCCGCTTGATCTGGCGCAGTTGGCGGTCATTTCCGGCGTGTCGCCGCGCCAGCTTGCCCGGCTTTTTAGAGCGCAGCTGGGTCAGCCGGTGATGCAGTATTATAGATCTCTGCGGTTGGAGCGCGCGCAGAGCCTGTTGCGCAACTCGGCCCTGCCGTTGACCGAGATTGCGCTTGCCACCGGGTTTGCGAATTCGGCACATTTCTCGCGCAGTTACGCGGCGCAGTACGGTCAGCCGCCCTCTGCCTATCGCTGA
- a CDS encoding tyrosine-protein phosphatase translates to MTLIKRITEWERNLRQSYNTDLSTPENRRRAEIYNLWFDHAVLRIFWTNFYPVAPGVYRSNQPTHRRFEKLKAMGIRSILNLRGSAGAAHYLVEEESCAKLGLNLVNVTLHARFAAPRHDIQAVIAAFRSIEKPFVMHCKSGADRAGFASAIYLLVIEGKPVSEVRKMLSFKYLHIKSSRTGVLDYILDLYEARNARAPISFEDWVETEYENETVQAEFEAKFKPRF, encoded by the coding sequence ATGACCCTTATCAAGCGGATCACAGAGTGGGAGCGCAATCTGCGTCAATCCTACAATACCGACCTTTCGACACCCGAGAACCGTCGCCGTGCTGAAATCTACAACCTTTGGTTCGATCACGCAGTACTGCGTATTTTCTGGACGAATTTCTATCCCGTCGCGCCCGGTGTCTACCGATCAAACCAACCAACACATCGCCGGTTCGAAAAGCTCAAGGCAATGGGCATCCGCAGCATCCTCAATCTGCGCGGTTCAGCGGGCGCCGCGCACTATCTGGTCGAAGAGGAAAGCTGTGCGAAACTAGGGCTCAACTTGGTAAACGTGACGCTGCACGCGCGCTTTGCAGCGCCGCGCCACGACATTCAGGCAGTCATTGCTGCATTCCGCAGCATCGAAAAACCCTTTGTGATGCATTGCAAATCAGGAGCAGATCGCGCCGGATTCGCCTCGGCTATCTACCTGTTGGTGATCGAAGGCAAGCCGGTGTCCGAAGTGCGTAAAATGCTCAGCTTCAAATACCTTCATATCAAGAGTTCACGCACTGGTGTTCTTGACTATATCCTTGATCTTTATGAGGCGCGCAACGCACGCGCGCCAATCAGCTTTGAGGACTGGGTAGAGACCGAATACGAGAACGAAACAGTCCAAGCCGAGTTTGAAGCCAAATTCAAACCCCGCTTTTAG
- a CDS encoding pyridoxal phosphate-dependent aminotransferase, with amino-acid sequence MSHPRYTDLILSLPASVPFVGPEVQERTRGAPFAARLGANENVFGPSPHALTAMRDALEGIWQYGDSASFDLKEALSAHLDVTPENLVIGEGIDGLLGYLVRLLIAPGDAVVTSDGAYPTFNYHVSGFGGVLHKLPYNGDHEDPDALFAKAAEVDAKLVYLANPDNPMGSWHEGDTILRALDMLPEGCLLLLDEAYVEFAPEGTAPRIAADDPRVIRMRTFSKAYGMAGARIGYAIGAPDLIRSFDKIRNHFGLNRAAQAGALAALQDQDWLAQTLARVDASRRQIADIAAKNGLIALPSATNFVTIDCGADGDFARRVLASLVNQDLFVRMPFAAPHDRCIRISCGREADLALFRAALPKALAEARA; translated from the coding sequence ATGAGCCATCCACGATACACCGACCTGATCCTGTCCCTGCCCGCCTCCGTGCCGTTTGTCGGCCCCGAAGTGCAAGAGCGCACTCGCGGCGCACCGTTTGCCGCGCGGCTGGGTGCGAACGAAAATGTCTTTGGCCCCTCACCCCACGCCCTCACCGCCATGCGCGATGCGCTCGAGGGTATCTGGCAATACGGCGATTCCGCCAGTTTCGACCTGAAAGAGGCGCTGAGCGCACATCTGGATGTGACCCCGGAAAACCTCGTTATCGGCGAAGGTATCGACGGCCTGCTCGGGTATTTGGTACGGCTGCTGATCGCGCCCGGCGACGCCGTGGTAACATCGGACGGGGCCTATCCAACGTTCAACTACCACGTCAGCGGTTTTGGTGGGGTACTGCACAAGCTGCCCTATAACGGCGACCACGAAGACCCGGACGCGCTCTTTGCCAAGGCGGCAGAGGTGGATGCCAAGCTGGTTTATCTGGCCAATCCCGACAACCCGATGGGCAGTTGGCATGAGGGCGATACAATCTTGCGCGCACTCGACATGCTGCCCGAGGGATGTCTGCTGCTGCTGGACGAAGCCTATGTCGAATTCGCCCCCGAAGGGACCGCGCCGCGGATCGCGGCAGACGATCCGCGCGTCATTCGCATGCGGACATTTTCCAAGGCTTACGGCATGGCGGGCGCACGTATCGGCTATGCCATCGGTGCCCCCGATCTGATCCGCAGCTTTGACAAGATCCGCAACCATTTTGGCCTGAATCGCGCAGCCCAAGCGGGCGCATTGGCGGCATTACAAGATCAGGACTGGTTGGCGCAAACCCTTGCTCGGGTTGATGCATCACGCAGGCAGATTGCAGATATCGCAGCTAAAAACGGTCTGATCGCCCTGCCTTCAGCCACCAATTTCGTGACCATTGATTGTGGCGCGGATGGTGACTTTGCGCGCCGGGTACTGGCATCTCTGGTGAACCAAGATCTGTTCGTACGCATGCCCTTTGCTGCTCCCCATGATCGCTGCATCCGCATCAGTTGCGGGCGCGAAGCGGATCTGGCCCTGTTTCGCGCCGCACTGCCAAAGGCGCTGGCGGAAGCGCGCGCATGA
- a CDS encoding sarcosine oxidase subunit beta family protein, translating into MRYSALRILKEGLTGNKGWKPVWREPEPKREYDVVIIGGGGHGLATAYYLAKEYGTTNVAVLEKGWIGGGNVGRNTTIIRSNYLLPGNEPFYELSLKLWEGLEQDFNYNAMISQRSILNLVHSDGQRDAFIRRGNAMFLAGADAEYADADQLRAELPFLNFDNARFPIKGGLYQRRGGTVRHDAVAWGFARGADSRGVDIIQNCEVTGFDIEGGVCRGVETSRGPIRARKVAMCVAGSSGRVAAQAGMRLPIESHVLQAFVTEGLKPVIPGVITFGAGHFYVSQSDKGGLVFGGDIDGYNSYAQRGNLPVVEDVAEGGMAIMPMIGRARLLRSWGGIMDMSMDGSPFIDRTHVDGLYFNGGWCYGGFKATPASGWCYAHLLARDAPHPVAAEMRLDRFARGHMIDEKGMGNQPNLH; encoded by the coding sequence ATGCGCTACTCTGCCCTTCGTATTCTCAAAGAAGGCCTCACCGGCAACAAAGGCTGGAAACCCGTCTGGCGCGAGCCGGAACCCAAGCGTGAATATGACGTCGTCATTATCGGGGGCGGCGGGCATGGGCTTGCGACGGCTTATTATCTGGCCAAAGAGTACGGCACCACCAATGTCGCCGTGCTGGAAAAGGGCTGGATCGGGGGCGGCAATGTCGGACGTAACACGACGATCATCCGTTCGAATTACCTGCTGCCGGGCAACGAGCCGTTTTACGAGCTGTCGCTGAAGCTGTGGGAAGGTTTGGAGCAGGACTTCAACTACAATGCGATGATCTCACAACGTTCGATCCTGAACCTCGTTCATTCCGACGGGCAGCGCGATGCGTTCATCCGACGCGGCAACGCGATGTTCCTGGCCGGGGCAGATGCCGAATACGCCGATGCAGACCAATTGCGCGCCGAACTGCCGTTTCTCAATTTCGACAACGCACGGTTTCCGATCAAAGGCGGGCTTTACCAGCGGCGCGGCGGCACTGTCCGGCATGACGCGGTCGCATGGGGGTTTGCCCGTGGTGCCGACAGCCGCGGTGTCGATATCATCCAAAATTGCGAAGTCACCGGCTTTGACATCGAAGGCGGCGTCTGCCGCGGCGTCGAGACCTCTCGCGGTCCGATCCGTGCGCGCAAGGTGGCGATGTGTGTCGCCGGGTCATCGGGGCGTGTTGCCGCGCAGGCCGGTATGCGCCTGCCGATCGAATCCCACGTTTTGCAGGCTTTTGTCACCGAAGGACTGAAACCGGTGATCCCCGGCGTCATTACCTTTGGCGCGGGTCACTTTTATGTCAGCCAGTCCGACAAGGGCGGGCTGGTCTTTGGCGGCGATATCGATGGTTACAACTCTTACGCACAACGCGGAAATCTGCCCGTGGTCGAGGACGTGGCCGAAGGCGGCATGGCAATCATGCCAATGATCGGGCGTGCCCGACTGCTTCGCAGTTGGGGCGGCATCATGGATATGTCGATGGACGGCTCGCCCTTTATCGACCGCACACATGTCGACGGCCTCTATTTCAACGGCGGCTGGTGCTATGGCGGGTTCAAGGCAACGCCAGCCTCGGGATGGTGCTACGCCCATCTGCTAGCCCGCGACGCACCGCACCCGGTGGCAGCCGAAATGCGGCTGGATCGCTTCGCACGTGGTCACATGATCGACGAAAAGGGCATGGGCAACCAGCCCAACCTGCACTGA
- a CDS encoding type I glyceraldehyde-3-phosphate dehydrogenase translates to MSDRPIRIAINGFGRIGRALLRILLQGRDGFELVLINEIEPLETCAYLFQYDSIYGPWPGTVDTSENALTVDGRPIPFHAETDLRTLDLSGVDLVLECTGMAGRRAVAERGLQAGAGAVLVSGPAAEADVTLVLGANEDDMGDARIISNASCTTNALAPLLKRLDESFGVIDGQMTTVHCYTGSQPTVDKPRANPERSRAAALSMVPTTTSAQHQTYLVLPHLKDRIEARAIRVPTASVSCIDLTVQTEKPASVNAVNTLLKDAAASGGVFGWTEQPLVSSDLRGRPESIIICGRETSVSAGGLLRVFGWYDNEWGFSCRMLDMAERIGRRGVVT, encoded by the coding sequence ATGTCCGATCGCCCGATCCGTATCGCCATCAATGGTTTTGGTCGTATTGGCCGCGCGTTGCTGCGCATTCTGCTACAGGGCCGCGATGGGTTCGAGCTGGTTCTGATCAACGAGATCGAACCATTGGAAACCTGTGCCTATCTCTTTCAATATGACAGTATTTACGGGCCTTGGCCGGGTACCGTGGACACCAGCGAAAATGCCCTCACCGTGGATGGTCGGCCTATCCCGTTTCATGCTGAGACCGACTTGCGTACGCTGGATTTGAGTGGTGTCGATCTGGTGTTGGAATGTACCGGAATGGCCGGGCGCCGAGCCGTGGCCGAGCGTGGGTTACAGGCTGGCGCGGGTGCGGTTCTGGTTTCGGGTCCCGCTGCCGAGGCCGACGTCACGCTGGTTCTGGGGGCAAACGAGGATGATATGGGCGATGCGCGCATTATCTCGAATGCGTCTTGTACCACCAACGCGCTGGCACCTTTGTTGAAGCGGCTGGATGAAAGCTTTGGTGTCATCGACGGGCAGATGACCACAGTACATTGTTATACCGGCAGTCAGCCCACCGTGGACAAACCGCGCGCAAACCCTGAACGCAGTCGCGCGGCGGCATTGTCGATGGTGCCCACGACGACAAGTGCGCAACATCAGACTTATCTGGTGTTGCCGCACCTCAAGGACCGGATCGAGGCGCGTGCGATCCGAGTGCCGACGGCAAGTGTTTCTTGTATCGACCTGACTGTGCAAACGGAAAAACCAGCTTCGGTGAACGCCGTAAACACGTTGTTGAAGGACGCGGCGGCATCGGGCGGTGTTTTTGGCTGGACAGAACAACCTCTGGTATCGTCCGACCTGCGCGGCAGACCGGAATCGATCATTATCTGCGGGCGTGAAACCTCGGTGAGTGCGGGCGGTTTGCTGCGTGTCTTTGGTTGGTATGACAATGAATGGGGGTTCTCGTGCCGGATGCTCGATATGGCAGAGCGGATCGGACGGCGCGGGGTGGTGACCTAA
- a CDS encoding Tat pathway signal protein, with translation MPTFSRRGFIAATLAAGAVRTVPAIATRTGGRRILTLVYDKSLGALRAVERWVP, from the coding sequence ATGCCAACATTCTCTCGCCGTGGGTTTATCGCGGCTACGCTTGCGGCCGGTGCTGTCCGTACTGTCCCGGCCATTGCTACGCGGACCGGCGGGCGTCGTATCCTGACACTGGTTTATGATAAATCACTGGGCGCGCTGCGCGCGGTGGAACGTTGGGTGCCGTAA